One segment of Gammaproteobacteria bacterium DNA contains the following:
- the creD gene encoding cell envelope integrity protein CreD, translated as MKYGLFVKIALIFLVTLVLAIGLAQISFLVSERMARRDGVVAEIAASTARGQVLVGPVLVVPYTRIIKTLKPADKEEGKMIEVEKRSSDRLLLLPAELDIQTRLNTETVRRGLYQAVVFSATLAFKGRFIAEGAPLQPGENERITYGEPRLIVGVSDPRGILRAPALHWAEQRLEFLPGTGEERMANGIQARLPSVDPQQPWTTEFAFSLDLRGTQSFSVAPVGDATHIAMQGGWPHPSFFGQFLPETRQVTPEGFTATWATTRLAANMDHQINTYLRGNQGLLQGLIGVRFIEPADSYVQSDRALKYSLLFIGLSFTAFFLFEVLKRLAIHPLQYGLTGAALVLFYLLLLSLSEHLGFALAYGVATAACVALVSYYLVYVLGGIGWGLSFGALLGGVFGILYVLISLEDYALLAGSLTLFGFLALAMVLTRKVDWYQLSDGLQHRVDQSVNGRPASPEELMPAP; from the coding sequence ATGAAATATGGCCTGTTTGTCAAAATTGCTCTGATTTTTCTGGTGACGCTGGTTCTAGCCATTGGCTTGGCGCAAATCAGTTTCCTGGTCAGCGAACGCATGGCGCGGCGAGACGGGGTTGTCGCTGAGATCGCCGCGTCCACCGCCCGCGGTCAGGTGTTGGTGGGACCGGTGTTGGTGGTTCCCTATACCCGCATCATCAAGACCCTGAAACCGGCTGATAAGGAGGAAGGGAAAATGATCGAAGTGGAAAAGCGTAGTTCGGATCGATTACTGTTGCTGCCTGCCGAATTGGATATTCAGACCCGACTGAATACGGAAACAGTTCGCCGTGGGCTTTACCAGGCGGTGGTGTTCAGCGCCACTCTCGCCTTCAAGGGCCGCTTTATCGCCGAGGGCGCGCCCCTCCAGCCTGGGGAAAACGAGCGCATTACCTATGGCGAACCGCGCCTGATCGTGGGCGTCAGCGATCCACGCGGCATCCTCCGCGCGCCAGCGTTGCACTGGGCGGAACAGCGCCTGGAGTTTTTGCCGGGTACGGGCGAAGAGCGCATGGCCAACGGCATTCAGGCGCGCCTGCCGAGCGTTGACCCGCAACAGCCCTGGACGACGGAGTTCGCCTTTTCGCTCGATTTGCGCGGCACCCAGTCCTTCAGTGTCGCGCCGGTCGGCGATGCGACCCATATCGCTATGCAGGGCGGCTGGCCGCATCCCAGCTTTTTCGGTCAATTTCTGCCGGAAACCCGCCAGGTTACGCCGGAAGGCTTCACCGCTACCTGGGCCACGACCCGGCTGGCCGCCAACATGGATCACCAGATTAATACTTATCTGCGCGGTAACCAGGGTCTGCTGCAGGGGCTGATCGGGGTGCGCTTCATCGAACCCGCCGACAGCTATGTGCAAAGCGACCGCGCACTCAAGTACAGTCTGCTGTTTATCGGTCTCAGCTTTACCGCCTTCTTCCTGTTCGAGGTGCTCAAGCGACTGGCGATCCATCCCTTGCAATACGGGTTGACCGGCGCGGCGCTGGTGTTGTTCTATCTGCTGTTGCTGTCCTTGTCCGAACACCTGGGTTTTGCGCTGGCGTATGGGGTTGCGACCGCCGCCTGCGTCGCCCTGGTCAGTTATTATCTGGTTTACGTCCTGGGCGGCATCGGCTGGGGGCTGAGTTTTGGCGCGTTGCTCGGCGGCGTATTCGGCATTCTGTATGTATTGATCAGTCTCGAAGATTATGCCTTGCTGGCCGGGTCGCTGACCCTATTTGGCTTCCTGGCGCTGGCGATGGTGTTGACCCGCAAAGTGGACTGGTATCAACTGAGCGATGGTTTACAGCACC
- a CDS encoding c-type cytochrome, which translates to MSKHLRPLSLTLAISLLGTGSLFWTIVPEAGTFWSASAKTQERYAAQPTGWNGPARQCVVCHSLEKDGFPRVGPNLWNIVGAPKARANGYGYSQALAKAGGVWTKQELDQYLAKPDRFLPGTSKTITGLPNAEERTAIIEFLATLKD; encoded by the coding sequence ATGTCAAAACATTTACGACCACTGAGCCTGACCCTCGCGATAAGCCTGCTGGGCACAGGGAGTTTGTTCTGGACGATTGTTCCCGAAGCTGGGACATTCTGGAGCGCCTCGGCGAAGACGCAGGAGCGTTATGCCGCGCAACCCACGGGCTGGAACGGCCCTGCCAGACAATGCGTCGTTTGCCACAGCCTGGAGAAGGACGGTTTCCCGCGCGTCGGCCCCAATCTTTGGAATATTGTCGGTGCGCCAAAAGCCCGAGCCAACGGTTATGGTTATTCCCAGGCGCTGGCCAAAGCGGGCGGGGTCTGGACGAAACAAGAGCTGGATCAGTATTTGGCCAAACCGGACCGATTCCTGCCAGGAACCAGTAAAACCATCACGGGTCTACCGAACGCTGAGGAACGGACGGCGATCATCGAATTTCTGGCGACGCTTAAGGATTAA
- a CDS encoding Crp/Fnr family transcriptional regulator translates to MRQRNEWRVLAKEDVKLLAQARKSRRYRAGEAIFTAGEPSYGIYCIVSGATAMRRIDAEGNTVLIQISYPGDTLGYRGLLLGERRRFNAEALGPSRVCFIDQQVVKTLMDRNPALGLQFLRRINTDLDDAHNKLVQNATLSNRDKFVHLLANLMDRHGHAAPDGSRVINLPISRRDMASMIGARHETLSRIISRLEEDGVARFSGRTVCVSRPHSLMQEIRPS, encoded by the coding sequence ATGCGTCAACGCAATGAATGGCGCGTCCTGGCCAAAGAGGACGTCAAACTCCTTGCCCAGGCTCGCAAAAGTCGTCGGTACCGTGCGGGGGAAGCGATTTTTACAGCAGGAGAACCCAGTTACGGCATCTACTGCATTGTCTCCGGCGCGACAGCCATGCGTCGGATCGATGCCGAAGGCAACACCGTACTTATTCAAATCAGCTATCCCGGCGACACTTTGGGCTACCGGGGATTGCTGCTGGGAGAAAGACGCCGCTTCAACGCTGAGGCGCTCGGCCCGAGTCGGGTTTGCTTTATCGATCAGCAGGTTGTCAAAACTTTAATGGACCGCAATCCCGCGCTGGGGCTGCAATTCCTGCGACGCATCAACACGGATCTGGACGATGCGCACAACAAACTGGTGCAAAACGCTACCCTGTCTAATCGAGACAAATTCGTCCATCTCCTGGCTAACCTGATGGACCGTCACGGCCATGCGGCGCCGGATGGCAGTCGTGTTATTAATTTGCCGATCTCAAGGCGCGACATGGCGTCGATGATTGGCGCCCGGCACGAAACGCTGTCACGGATCATTAGCCGGTTGGAGGAAGATGGCGTAGCGCGGTTTTCCGGACGTACGGTCTGCGTCAGCCGACCGCATTCGCTGATGCAAGAGATTCGTCCATCGTAA
- a CDS encoding YggU family protein: MTETGYVWKGADLILRVRAQPRAHRDEWLGLREDRFHVRITAPPVDGQANAHLRAFLADLFGVAKSRITLLAGETGRDKRWRIVAPRRFPPGIKSD, from the coding sequence ATGACCGAAACGGGTTATGTCTGGAAGGGTGCGGACCTGATCCTGCGTGTGCGGGCGCAACCACGCGCCCATCGCGATGAGTGGCTGGGCTTGCGCGAGGATCGTTTTCATGTCCGCATCACGGCTCCACCTGTGGATGGCCAGGCGAATGCGCATCTACGCGCGTTCCTTGCGGACTTGTTCGGCGTGGCAAAGAGTCGGATAACGCTGCTCGCTGGCGAAACCGGGCGAGACAAGCGTTGGCGAATCGTCGCGCCAAGACGGTTTCCACCGGGGATTAAATCCGATTGA
- a CDS encoding YggT family protein, whose amino-acid sequence MLRFLLQCVRADFYNPLVQFLVRITNPPLLPLRRIVPGYRGLDLAAIVLASLLQLIEIVLLNALSIQPVGIGGLLLLTVLELFKLLINIYLWGVIIQAVLSWFNPDPYHPAARVLTQLTAPLLRPAQRLLPPISGVDLAPMLVVIALIFVSLLLQDFVSLWGVTR is encoded by the coding sequence ATGCTGCGCTTTCTGCTGCAATGCGTGCGCGCCGATTTCTACAATCCCCTGGTGCAATTCCTGGTGCGCATCACGAACCCCCCTTTGTTGCCGCTGCGCCGAATCGTGCCCGGTTACCGGGGATTGGATCTTGCGGCGATAGTGTTGGCGTCCCTGTTGCAACTCATCGAGATCGTGCTGCTCAACGCCTTGTCCATTCAGCCGGTCGGGATCGGCGGTCTGTTGCTGCTAACCGTTCTGGAACTGTTCAAGCTATTGATCAACATTTATCTTTGGGGCGTCATTATCCAGGCGGTGCTGAGCTGGTTCAATCCCGATCCCTACCATCCGGCAGCGCGCGTGTTGACCCAGTTGACCGCGCCGTTGTTGCGTCCGGCTCAGCGCCTGCTGCCGCCAATTTCCGGAGTGGATTTGGCGCCAATGCTGGTGGTCATTGCGTTGATTTTCGTGAGCTTGCTGCTGCAGGATTTCGTCAGTTTGTGGGGAGTGACGCGCTGA
- a CDS encoding pyrroline-5-carboxylate reductase, with protein sequence MKNIPLAFIGGGNMARCLISGLLINSGDADHIWVAEPDAGQRELLRGRFGVHTSADNCQIAAKGQVIILAVKPQILRLVAEELAESVQQRQPLVISIAAGVREPDLRRWLGYDAAIVRTMPNTPALVGSGATALFANAWVNDEQRQIAESIMRSVGLTVWVDSERMLDAVTALSGSGPAYFFLLMEALEKTGTRLGLAPETARLLTVQTAFGAAKMALESPENAAILRERVTSPGGTTERAISVFQDEQLDQLIARSLAASLAIMETPSLLTEQLDELVSKALDAAHHRSQELGNLLGGQP encoded by the coding sequence ATGAAAAACATCCCCTTGGCATTCATCGGCGGCGGCAATATGGCGCGCTGCCTGATTAGCGGTCTGCTGATCAACAGCGGCGATGCCGATCATATCTGGGTCGCTGAACCGGACGCGGGCCAGCGCGAACTGCTGCGCGGACGTTTTGGCGTTCATACCAGCGCTGACAACTGTCAGATCGCGGCCAAAGGCCAGGTGATCATCCTGGCGGTCAAACCTCAGATTTTGCGACTGGTCGCCGAGGAGCTGGCCGAGAGCGTACAGCAGCGCCAACCCCTGGTGATTTCCATCGCTGCCGGTGTGCGCGAACCGGATTTGCGGCGCTGGCTGGGCTATGACGCCGCCATCGTTCGCACCATGCCGAATACGCCAGCACTGGTGGGCAGCGGCGCGACCGCATTGTTTGCCAACGCCTGGGTGAATGACGAGCAGCGACAAATCGCCGAATCAATTATGCGCTCGGTCGGGCTGACGGTCTGGGTGGACAGCGAGCGGATGCTGGACGCAGTCACCGCCTTGTCCGGTAGTGGCCCCGCTTACTTTTTCCTGCTCATGGAAGCGCTGGAAAAAACCGGGACCCGCCTCGGGCTGGCGCCGGAAACCGCACGCCTGCTGACCGTGCAAACCGCGTTCGGCGCCGCCAAAATGGCGTTGGAAAGCCCGGAGAACGCCGCCATTCTGCGCGAGCGAGTCACTTCGCCCGGCGGCACTACCGAACGAGCGATCAGCGTATTTCAGGATGAACAACTTGACCAATTGATCGCCCGATCACTGGCCGCATCGCTGGCCATCATGGAAACGCCATCGCTGCTCACCGAACAATTGGATGAACTGGTGAGCAAAGCGCTGGACGCCGCCCATCACCGCTCTCAGGAACTGGGAAACCTATTGGGAGGGCAGCCGTGA
- a CDS encoding YggS family pyridoxal phosphate-dependent enzyme: MSIDFATRQQTVLTRIRDAERRFQRPVDSVQLLAASKTQPATAIAALAAIGQRRFGENYLQEALDKMAGLKALDLEWHFIGPIQTNKTRGIAEHFAWVHSVDRLKIAERLNAQRPDELPPLNICLEVNLDQEPSKHGLDPSAVAEAARTIAALPRLRLRGLMAIPAPASDFDRQRQPFARLRELRDRLNADDGLALDTLSMGMSDDLEAAIAEGATLVRVGAALFGPRA; this comes from the coding sequence ATGAGTATTGATTTCGCCACGCGCCAGCAAACCGTGCTGACCCGGATCCGCGACGCCGAACGGCGCTTCCAGCGGCCGGTGGATTCGGTACAGTTGTTAGCGGCCAGCAAGACCCAGCCGGCTACCGCGATCGCCGCCCTGGCCGCTATCGGTCAACGTCGTTTTGGGGAAAACTACCTTCAGGAAGCGCTGGATAAAATGGCCGGACTGAAGGCGCTGGATTTGGAATGGCATTTTATCGGGCCGATTCAGACCAACAAAACCCGGGGCATCGCCGAGCACTTCGCCTGGGTCCACAGCGTAGACCGGCTGAAAATCGCCGAGCGCTTGAATGCACAGCGGCCAGACGAGCTGCCGCCGCTGAACATTTGCCTGGAAGTCAATCTTGATCAGGAACCCAGCAAACACGGTCTGGACCCGAGCGCGGTTGCCGAGGCTGCCCGGACGATCGCCGCGCTGCCGCGATTACGATTACGCGGTTTGATGGCGATTCCCGCCCCCGCTAGCGATTTTGACCGCCAGCGCCAACCGTTCGCCCGGTTGCGAGAACTGCGGGACCGTTTGAATGCCGACGACGGACTGGCGCTGGATACCCTGTCCATGGGCATGTCCGATGATTTGGAAGCTGCGATTGCCGAAGGCGCGACTCTGGTGCGAGTTGGCGCCGCCCTATTCGGACCACGCGCCTGA
- a CDS encoding type IV pilus twitching motility protein PilT — MNLDELLTFSVQNNASDLHLSAGLPPMIRVDGDVRRINVPPLDHKQVHGLIYDIMNDKQRKDYDEFLECDFSFEIPKLARFRVNAFNQDRGAAGVFRTIPTVIKSLEELGCPPVFRDLIAVPRGLILVTGPTGSGKSTTLAAMINHINQNEYGHILTIEDPIEFVHQSQRCLVNQREVHRDTLGFSEALRSALREDPDIILVGEMRDRETISLALTASETGHLVFGTLHTSSAPKTIDRIIDVFPAGEKPMVRSMLSESLRAVISQALLKKKGGGRMAVHEIMVGVPAIRNLIREDKVAQMYSSIQTGAAFGMQTLDQGLLELVKKGTVTREEAITYAQNKASFKQQM, encoded by the coding sequence ATGAATCTCGACGAACTATTGACTTTTTCCGTACAGAATAATGCTTCGGATCTGCATTTGTCGGCGGGTTTACCGCCAATGATCCGGGTGGATGGCGATGTGCGCCGCATCAATGTTCCTCCGCTGGATCACAAACAGGTGCATGGACTGATCTATGACATCATGAACGACAAGCAGCGTAAGGACTACGACGAATTTCTCGAATGCGACTTCTCGTTTGAAATCCCTAAATTGGCCCGGTTCCGCGTCAACGCCTTCAATCAGGATCGCGGCGCGGCGGGCGTGTTTCGCACCATTCCCACGGTCATCAAAAGCCTCGAAGAACTGGGTTGCCCACCGGTATTTCGGGATCTCATCGCCGTCCCGCGCGGTTTGATTCTAGTCACCGGTCCCACCGGTTCGGGCAAGTCGACCACTTTGGCGGCGATGATTAATCACATTAATCAAAATGAATACGGCCATATATTGACTATTGAAGATCCCATTGAATTCGTCCATCAAAGCCAGCGTTGCCTGGTGAACCAACGCGAAGTTCATCGTGACACCCTGGGCTTTAGCGAGGCGTTACGCTCGGCGTTGCGTGAAGACCCGGACATCATTCTGGTTGGCGAAATGCGCGACCGGGAAACCATCAGTCTGGCGCTGACTGCTTCCGAGACCGGACACCTGGTGTTTGGCACCTTGCACACCAGTTCCGCGCCCAAGACCATCGATCGTATTATCGACGTGTTCCCCGCCGGTGAAAAGCCGATGGTGCGCTCGATGCTGTCGGAATCACTACGGGCGGTAATTTCCCAGGCGCTGCTTAAGAAAAAAGGCGGTGGACGGATGGCCGTGCATGAAATCATGGTCGGCGTTCCCGCTATCCGCAACCTAATTCGCGAGGATAAGGTGGCGCAAATGTACTCATCGATTCAAACCGGCGCTGCTTTTGGCATGCAGACGCTTGATCAGGGGTTGCTGGAATTGGTTAAGAAAGGCACGGTGACCCGTGAAGAAGCGATAACCTATGCCCAGAACAAGGCGTCGTTCAAGCAGCAGATGTGA
- a CDS encoding Uma2 family endonuclease: MAEVLAPIHRWTRQQYDDMVLHDILRPEERVELIEGVIFDMSPQKSFHATAISLIEEILRSVFRSGYIVRTQMPLALDEHSEPEPDVAVVPGQARDYTHAHPTKAALVVEVADTTLRLDRKIKQAVYARNDIAEYWIVNLQDHCLEVYRNPQGEQYQSQTVLQRGETLAPLTRPDYRIAVTDLLP, translated from the coding sequence ATGGCTGAAGTTCTGGCGCCGATCCATCGATGGACCCGGCAACAATACGACGACATGGTGCTACACGACATTCTTCGACCGGAAGAGCGGGTGGAATTGATTGAGGGAGTGATCTTTGATATGTCGCCGCAAAAAAGTTTTCATGCAACCGCCATCTCTTTGATAGAAGAAATACTAAGAAGCGTTTTCAGGAGCGGCTATATCGTTCGCACTCAGATGCCCTTAGCGCTTGATGAACACTCCGAACCAGAGCCGGATGTCGCGGTGGTTCCTGGCCAGGCGCGGGATTACACTCATGCCCATCCGACAAAGGCGGCGCTGGTCGTCGAAGTGGCCGACACGACATTACGGTTGGATCGTAAAATCAAGCAGGCCGTCTATGCTCGCAACGACATTGCCGAATACTGGATCGTTAATCTTCAGGACCACTGCCTGGAGGTCTACCGGAATCCTCAGGGAGAACAGTACCAATCCCAAACGGTTCTGCAACGAGGAGAAACCCTAGCGCCGCTGACCCGACCTGATTATCGGATTGCCGTGACTGATTTGTTGCCGTAG
- a CDS encoding dihydroorotase — translation MRTVIQGGRVIDPAHQIDKVTDLYIADGRIASLGEPPASFIPERVIDARNCIVCPGLIDLCARLREPGQEQKATIASETWAAAAGGITTLVCPPDTEPVVDEPAVVEWIRRRAKFAGHARVLAMGALTYRLLGERLAEMAALREAGCVGVSDGGRPVANSRVLRRALEYAATFDLTVFLTPLDVELGNGLAHEGPVATRMGLPGIPVAAETGMIARDLELIHDSGVRAHFGRLSSGRSVELIARAQAEGLPVTADVAVHHLHLTEMDLARFDSRCHVRPPLRGRRDLEALRAGLVSGVLTAICSDHQPHEPDAKQAPFGDTEPGISGLDTLLGLSLRLVRDGVLSLPALIERLTWGPARILGLDCGHLGVGALADVCVFDPEIDRTVELDVLHSRGRNTPFLGWELQGRVTHTLLEGRVVYDES, via the coding sequence ATGCGCACGGTGATTCAAGGCGGCCGGGTGATTGACCCGGCGCACCAGATCGACAAAGTGACTGACCTGTACATCGCCGATGGCCGGATTGCCAGCCTTGGCGAGCCGCCCGCGAGCTTCATCCCGGAACGGGTTATCGATGCTCGCAACTGCATCGTTTGTCCCGGACTGATCGATCTGTGCGCCCGCCTGCGGGAACCCGGCCAGGAACAGAAAGCCACCATTGCCAGTGAAACCTGGGCGGCGGCGGCAGGCGGCATTACGACCCTGGTCTGTCCACCCGACACCGAACCAGTGGTCGACGAACCAGCAGTGGTGGAATGGATTCGCCGCCGCGCCAAATTCGCTGGTCACGCTCGTGTATTAGCGATGGGCGCTTTAACCTACCGTCTGCTCGGCGAGCGTCTGGCGGAAATGGCGGCGTTGCGGGAAGCCGGTTGCGTCGGCGTCAGCGATGGCGGACGTCCAGTCGCTAACAGCCGGGTGTTGCGCCGGGCGCTGGAGTATGCGGCGACATTCGATCTGACGGTATTTTTGACCCCGCTCGACGTTGAATTGGGGAACGGACTGGCGCATGAGGGGCCGGTCGCAACCCGGATGGGTCTGCCCGGCATCCCGGTTGCGGCGGAAACCGGGATGATCGCCCGTGATTTGGAGCTGATTCATGATTCGGGGGTGCGGGCGCACTTTGGCCGACTGTCCAGCGGTCGGTCGGTTGAGCTGATCGCTCGCGCCCAGGCGGAAGGTCTGCCGGTCACCGCCGATGTCGCGGTTCACCACCTGCATTTGACCGAAATGGACCTGGCGCGCTTCGACAGCCGTTGCCATGTTCGCCCGCCGTTGCGCGGGCGGCGTGACCTTGAAGCATTGCGTGCAGGTCTAGTCAGTGGGGTATTGACCGCGATCTGCTCGGACCACCAGCCGCATGAACCGGATGCGAAACAAGCACCATTTGGTGACACCGAACCGGGTATTTCCGGGCTGGATACTTTGTTAGGGCTGAGCCTGCGGCTGGTCCGGGATGGGGTGTTATCCCTGCCGGCGCTCATTGAACGGTTGACCTGGGGACCGGCGCGGATTCTGGGGCTGGACTGCGGTCATCTGGGCGTAGGGGCGCTGGCCGATGTCTGCGTGTTTGATCCCGAGATCGACAGGACGGTGGAATTGGACGTTCTCCACAGCCGAGGCCGGAACACGCCATTCCTCGGTTGGGAATTGCAAGGTCGAGTCACCCATACCTTGCTGGAGGGGCGCGTGGTTTATGACGAGAGCTGA
- a CDS encoding aspartate carbamoyltransferase catalytic subunit: MSATPIQLDAQGRLLHFLTIEGLTHRHLTDILDTAESLRGVAERRVKKLPTLHGKTVVNLFFEASTRTRTTFELAAKRLSADVLNLNIATSSAVKGESLLDTLRNIEAMQCDMFVMRHSQSGAAEFMARHVKPHIAVLNAGDGRHAHPTQAMLDVFTIRRHKPDFPNLRIAIVGDILHSRVARSLIHALSILGAGEIRVIAPRTLLPTRVEDLGVQVFYRLPEGLRDVDVVVMLRLQRERMEGALLPSEQEFFQQYGLTEERLALAKPDAIVMHPGPINRGVEIDSRVADGPHSVILEQVTNGIAVRMAIMSITLGHHAQASGEDA; encoded by the coding sequence ATGAGCGCCACGCCGATTCAACTGGACGCCCAGGGTCGCCTCCTGCATTTTCTGACCATCGAGGGACTGACCCACCGCCATCTCACCGACATTCTCGATACCGCGGAGTCATTGCGCGGCGTCGCCGAGCGTCGGGTCAAGAAATTGCCCACGCTGCACGGCAAAACCGTGGTCAATCTGTTCTTCGAGGCCAGCACTCGCACCCGCACCACCTTTGAACTGGCCGCCAAGCGGTTGTCCGCCGATGTACTCAATCTCAACATCGCTACCTCATCGGCGGTCAAAGGCGAAAGCCTGCTGGATACCTTGCGCAATATTGAAGCTATGCAATGCGACATGTTCGTCATGCGCCATTCCCAGAGCGGCGCGGCGGAATTCATGGCCCGCCATGTCAAGCCGCATATCGCGGTTCTCAACGCCGGCGACGGTCGCCACGCCCACCCGACGCAGGCCATGCTCGATGTGTTCACCATTCGCCGCCACAAACCGGATTTTCCCAACCTGCGCATCGCCATTGTCGGCGACATTCTGCACTCGCGGGTGGCGCGCTCGTTGATTCATGCCCTGAGCATTCTGGGCGCGGGCGAAATCCGCGTCATTGCGCCCCGGACTCTGCTGCCGACCCGCGTGGAGGATCTGGGCGTACAGGTCTTTTACCGCTTGCCGGAAGGTCTGCGCGATGTGGATGTTGTCGTGATGCTGCGCCTGCAACGGGAGCGTATGGAAGGCGCGCTGCTGCCCAGCGAACAAGAATTTTTCCAGCAATACGGGCTGACCGAGGAGCGGCTGGCGCTGGCCAAACCGGACGCCATTGTCATGCATCCTGGCCCGATCAATCGCGGTGTGGAAATCGACTCCCGCGTGGCCGACGGACCGCATTCAGTGATTCTGGAGCAGGTGACCAATGGTATTGCAGTGCGCATGGCGATCATGTCCATCACACTCGGTCATCACGCCCAAGCGAGCGGAGAGGACGCCTGA
- the pyrR gene encoding bifunctional pyr operon transcriptional regulator/uracil phosphoribosyltransferase PyrR, whose product MRDAEFLIEAMTGQLRELLARRGVAEPALVGIHTGGVWVAERLHERLGVAAPLGRLDISFYRDDFSRIGVNPQVRPSELPFDVDGRHLILIDDVLYTGRTVRAALNELFDYGRPASVLLAVLVDRGGRELPIEANVVGAHLTLSSDQHIQLTGPDPLQLIIQTAKP is encoded by the coding sequence ATGCGTGATGCCGAGTTCCTGATTGAAGCGATGACCGGCCAGTTGCGGGAATTGCTCGCTCGGCGCGGGGTGGCCGAACCGGCCCTGGTGGGCATCCATACCGGCGGTGTCTGGGTGGCGGAGCGGCTGCATGAACGGTTGGGCGTCGCCGCCCCCCTGGGCCGGCTGGACATCTCCTTCTACCGTGACGACTTCAGCCGGATCGGCGTCAACCCGCAGGTTCGGCCCTCGGAACTGCCTTTCGACGTCGATGGCCGTCATCTCATTCTGATCGACGACGTGCTGTACACCGGGCGCACGGTGCGCGCCGCGTTGAATGAATTATTCGATTATGGCCGCCCCGCTTCGGTGTTGCTGGCGGTGCTGGTGGATCGGGGCGGGAGGGAATTGCCCATCGAAGCCAACGTGGTCGGCGCCCATCTGACCCTTTCATCAGACCAGCACATTCAATTGACCGGTCCCGATCCCCTGCAACTGATCATTCAAACCGCCAAGCCATGA
- the ruvX gene encoding Holliday junction resolvase RuvX, protein MPENSAVSTPGPLALGFDFGRLRIGVAVGDAITGSARPLCILPTRQQRPDWDAIARLIAEWRPDLLVVGAPRHADETANVITEAALRFSRQLQGRFHLPVATIDERLSSWEAGQRSSKPGRRRANASALDAQAAAVILESWFNHRRSLAPCVMPSS, encoded by the coding sequence ATGCCTGAAAACTCCGCCGTTTCGACGCCTGGACCGCTGGCGCTGGGTTTCGATTTTGGCCGGTTACGGATCGGGGTCGCTGTAGGCGACGCCATTACCGGTTCAGCCCGCCCCCTGTGTATCCTGCCCACCCGCCAGCAACGTCCCGACTGGGACGCCATCGCCCGATTGATCGCCGAATGGCGCCCGGATCTGCTGGTGGTCGGGGCGCCGCGCCATGCCGATGAAACAGCGAATGTCATCACCGAAGCCGCCTTGCGTTTCAGCCGCCAGTTACAAGGGCGGTTTCATTTGCCGGTCGCTACGATCGACGAACGGCTTTCCTCCTGGGAAGCTGGGCAGCGTTCTTCCAAGCCAGGCCGCCGCCGGGCAAATGCAAGCGCCCTGGACGCCCAGGCAGCGGCAGTGATTCTGGAAAGCTGGTTCAACCACCGACGGAGCCTTGCCCCATGCGTGATGCCGAGTTCCTGA
- a CDS encoding YqgE/AlgH family protein, whose amino-acid sequence MIEPTYLTHQFLIAMPTLADPNFFQTVTYISEHNANGALGLVINRPLNLTLAQLLEHLQLAADSPELATIPVYHGGPVQPEQGFVLHCPVGQWGATLRVTDDIGITTSRDILQAVACGEGPQQLLVALGYAGWGPGQLEREIVENAWLSVAANPDIIFQTPSEQRWLSAAALLGIDLTLLSSDAGHA is encoded by the coding sequence ATGATCGAGCCGACCTATCTGACCCATCAGTTCCTGATCGCCATGCCGACCTTGGCCGATCCCAATTTCTTTCAGACCGTGACTTATATCAGTGAACATAATGCGAACGGAGCATTGGGTCTGGTGATCAACCGGCCATTGAACCTGACGCTCGCCCAGTTGTTGGAACATCTGCAACTCGCTGCCGATAGCCCCGAACTGGCGACGATCCCGGTCTATCACGGCGGGCCAGTGCAACCGGAACAGGGCTTTGTTCTGCACTGCCCGGTCGGTCAGTGGGGGGCGACGCTGCGGGTTACCGACGACATTGGCATCACCACTTCCCGCGATATTTTACAAGCAGTGGCCTGCGGCGAGGGTCCGCAACAACTCCTGGTCGCCCTGGGCTATGCTGGCTGGGGGCCGGGTCAATTGGAGCGGGAAATCGTGGAAAACGCCTGGTTGTCGGTGGCCGCCAACCCCGATATTATCTTCCAAACTCCCAGTGAACAGCGCTGGCTGTCCGCCGCCGCGCTACTGGGCATCGACCTGACGCTACTATCCTCTGATGCGGGTCATGCCTGA